In the Deltaproteobacteria bacterium CG2_30_66_27 genome, AGGTCCCCCCGCGGTAGTAAACCGCACCCCGCTGATTTTGCCAAGCGGCGAAACGTCCCTCCAACGAAACGGGGCAGGGACGTTTCCGCCCCTGCCCCGGGATCGTGCGCGGGATGAACCGGTCGTTGCGGCGATTATTCCCCGACCGGGGTGAACGTTCCCGCTTTCGCCTTGAACAGGGCCTTGTGAAACTCCCGGTTGAGGCGGGCGATGAACTTCACGTCGACATCCTTCGGGCACACCGCCTGGCACTCGTAATGGTTCGTGCAGTTCCCGAACCCGCACTCCTGCATCGCCTTGATCATGTCGGCGACCCGCTCGGGCGCCTCCACCTGTCCCTGCGGCAGTGCCGCGAACTGCGACACCTTGGCGCCGGCGAAGAGCATGGCCGCGCCGTTGGGACACGCCGCCACGCAGGCGCCGCACCCGATGCACTCCGCCGCGTCCATCGCGTAGTCGGAGTCGGCTTTGGAGATCGGCGTAGAGTTGCCGTCGGGCGCCCCGCCGGTGTGACAGGAAATATACCCGGCCGCCTGGATCAGCTTGTCCAGCGCCCCGCGGTCCACCATCAGGTCGCGGATGATCGGGAAGGCGCGGGCCCGCCACGGCTCGAGGTAGATCGCGTCGCCGTCCTTGAACTTCCGCATGTGGAGCTGGCAGAGGGTGGTCCGCTTCTGGCCGCCGTGGGGGACGCCGTTGACGACCGCGGAGCAGGTTCCGCAGATCCCCTCCCGGCAGTCGTGGTCGAACACGATCGGGTCCTTCCCCTGATGGATCAGCTCCTCGTTCACCACGTCGATCATCTCGAGGAAGGAGTGGTGTTTCGTTACCTTGGCGACGTACGTCTCGAACCGGCCGGGTTCCTTCGGCCCCTTCTGCCGCCAGACGATCAATTTTACCGTCATCGCTCCATGTTCCGAAGTTTGCGCGCTCATTATTTGTAGCTCCTTACCGCGAGGTGGATGTTCTCGAACTTCAGCGGCTCCTTGTGGAGCTCGGGCTCCTTGTCGACTCCCTTGAACTCCCAGGCGGCGGCGTAGGCGTAATTCGCGTCGTCCCGCTTCGCCTCGCCGTCCGCGTACTGGTGCTCCACGCGGAAGTGCCCGCCGCACGACTCGTTCCGGTGCAGGGCGTCGCGCGCGATGAGCTCCCCGAACTCGAGGAAGTCGGCCGTGCGGCCTGCGTTCTCAAGCTGCTGGTTCATCTCGGCGCCGGTTCCGCTCACCTTCAGGTTTTTCCAGAACTCCTCGCGGATGGCCGGGATCTTCGCGATCGCCGCGGTCAGGGATTTCTCGCTGCGCGCCATCCCGACGTCGTTCCACATCTCGATGCCGAGCTCCCGGATGAACTCGAAGGGGGTCCGGTTGCCGTTGATGGAGAGGAGCTTCTTGGTGGTCCCCTTCACGTCCTCGATCGACTTGGCGCACTCGGGGTGGTCCGCCTTCACCTTGCCCGGTTTCTGGTCCTTCAGGTAGTTGGCGATCGTGTAGGGGATGACGAAGTAGCCGTCGGCCAGCCCCTGCATGAGGGCGCTGGCCCCCAGCCGGTTCGCGCCGTGGACGGAGAAGTTCGCTTCGCCGAGCACGAAGAGGCC is a window encoding:
- a CDS encoding succinate dehydrogenase gives rise to the protein MTVKLIVWRQKGPKEPGRFETYVAKVTKHHSFLEMIDVVNEELIHQGKDPIVFDHDCREGICGTCSAVVNGVPHGGQKRTTLCQLHMRKFKDGDAIYLEPWRARAFPIIRDLMVDRGALDKLIQAAGYISCHTGGAPDGNSTPISKADSDYAMDAAECIGCGACVAACPNGAAMLFAGAKVSQFAALPQGQVEAPERVADMIKAMQECGFGNCTNHYECQAVCPKDVDVKFIARLNREFHKALFKAKAGTFTPVGE